The following coding sequences lie in one Ostrinia nubilalis chromosome 2, ilOstNubi1.1, whole genome shotgun sequence genomic window:
- the LOC135078799 gene encoding uncharacterized protein LOC135078799, with protein MIMKVIFVCVCVVGALGKVTPDYFPQCKRSDPQIEKCVLDAIEAIKPRLKTGIPEVNVPALDPFTVPTLRLDKTAPNLRLKATVKHAKAFGGTNFVIEKLRLNLNNKYAAEIKIVLPKLAVIADYDVRGSRLLTLDISGKGKLRGNFTGITVVAKGIGKPVEKDGVEYLQAEKVVTRVKINHGQVAFDDTERPVAAASAATFFNASPGVVLDILNPLIEETSAAVIKAFVNKILGAIPINEVLVDWKPTPCHYSDPNVAECIQRMAEQARHLLAQGVPSLNIQALEPLKVPSIRLRQHNMPKNKFKYDAWLSDIMLRGLTNYTFNNLECIYISLHCSSKLHELRMKGNYKLSGKLLMLPIEGEGKFSAKYGDIDALVTIVLGRKHQPNHFDTLTCEDLDVKFHMGYASMELENLFGGDNELGNSMNKFLNENWQKLAGELQAPMEEALHDFLRPLADHAFATLNADDILSS; from the exons CGGACTACTTTCCTCAATGCAAAAGAAGCGACCCACAGATCGAGAAATGCGTCCTGGACGCGATAGAAGCCATCAAGCCTCGCCTGAAGACTGGGATCCCAGAAGTGAATGTCCCAGCCCTGGACCCCTTCACAGTGCCCACTCTTAGGCTGGACAAGACAGCCCCCAATCTTAGACTGAAGGCCACGGTGAAGCACGCTAAGGCTTTCGGAGGAACTAACTTTGTCATCGAAAAGCTAAG GTTGAACCTGAACAACAAGTACGCAGCAGAAATCAAGATTGTGCTGCCTAAGTTGGCAGTGATTGCTGACTACGACGTGCGAGGGTCCCGCCTGCTGACACTTGACATCAGCGGGAAAGGAAAACTGAGGGGAAACTTTA CTGGCATCACTGTTGTGGCGAAGGGGATCGGTAAGCCGGTCGAGAAAGACGGAGTAGAGTACCTTCAGGCGGAGAAGGTGGTCACCAGGGTGAAGATCAACCACGGCCAGGTGGCATTCGATGACACGGAACGGCCTGTCGCTG ccGCCTCAGCAGCCACCTTCTTCAACGCGAGTCCAGGAGTAGTGCTGGACATCCTCAACCCTCTGATCGAAGAGACCAGCGCGGCGGTCATCAAggcgtttgtcaacaaaattcTTGGAGCTATACCTATTAACGAAGTATTGGTTGACT GGAAACCAACACCATGCCACTACAGTGATCCGAATGTAGCGGAGTGCATCCAACGCATGGCAGAGCAGGCGCGTCATCTGTTGGCGCAAGGGGTTCCAAGCCTGAACATCCAGGCTCTGGAGCCGCTGAAAGTCCCCAGCATCAGGCTACGGCAGCACAACATGCCGAAGAACAAGTTCAAGTATGACGCATGGCTGTCCGATATCATGCTAAGAGGACTGACGAATTACACCTTCAATAATTTGGA GTGTATA TATATTTCATTGCATTGTTCTAGTAAACTACATg AACTGAGGATGAAGGGAAACTACAAGCTTTCAGGAAAACTCCTGATGCTGCCTATTGAGGGCGAAGGAAAATTCTCCGCCAAATACG GTGACATCGACGCTCTAGTGACAATCGTGCTGGGTCGCAAGCACCAGCCCAACCACTTCGACACTCTCACTTGCGAGGACTTGGACGTCAAGTTCCACATGGGATACGCGTCTATGGAGCTGGAAAATTTGTTCGGAGGGGACAATGAATTAG GCAACTCAATGAACAAATTCCTGAACGAGAACTGGCAGAAACTGGCTGGGGAACTGCAGGCGCCAATGGAGGAGGCTCTTCACGACTTCCTGAGGCCGCTGGCTGATCATGCCTTCGCGACCCTCAACGCTGATGATATACTGTCCTCGTGA
- the LOC135077745 gene encoding uncharacterized protein LOC135077745 → MTGDYVVLGEFQMLPVESTGKLSANFTTCTAALEALGARVHKRMVIRDATVHLRCLGDLKASLDDAHSTTDKMEMITDHIAAMHSEDIIKEIQPAVETSLAMVLEDVANKFLKHIPSEMVFPN, encoded by the exons ATGACAGGAGACTATGTGGTGTTGGGTGAATTCCAGATGCTTCCAGTGGAGTCCACTGGAAAACTGTCAGCCAATTTCA CAACATGCACAGCTGCTTTAGAAGCTTTGGGTGCTCGGGTCCACAAACGGATGGTCATCAGAGATGCTACGGTACACCTGCGCTGCTTGGGCGATCTGAAGGCCAGCCTTGATGATGCCCATTCTACGACAGACAAAATGG AGATGATAACTGACCACATAGCTGCTATGCACTCAGAGGATATCATCAAGGAGATCCAGCCAGCCGTGGAGACCTCTCTGGCGATGGTGCTGGAAGACGTGGCCAACAAGTTCCTCAAGCACATACCCTCGGAAATGGTCTTCCCGAACTAA